The Apium graveolens cultivar Ventura chromosome 11, ASM990537v1, whole genome shotgun sequence genome has a window encoding:
- the LOC141695551 gene encoding uncharacterized protein LOC141695551: protein MWSSTSGSKEGKYALKGYNLLLLDDDDFHMHAFVYTDNWRSVGKDIVEGDVYVISNFYTREAKGTMKPTTSKYLINFSNSKSVQKLIGDDFMIPRRKFEFVDFGELFIVVSGYENAESPEFATTFFYIYAYIIGVVEDFEPVLHKVSVWGQLDVETNKNYEKAKKDHIIIAIEEGYKPAPNTQGSSIPCSLVHVIETIIVQQLIQKTNSDDFEKTFMCSIKISAVEESENWWYLSCIKCEEDAYKYEGRYKCSKCSYIMPVPVKRYKIVVLSGNSNEAFNFVLMDKPVKRMVGQTATKMILDNPKTGDGYPKKIKDIAGKEVIFVIQITDDNVKLESQIYKVIDCIDKDYSISSPSDATMAGFAISSSSEKK, encoded by the exons ATGTGGTCATCCACTTCTGGATCCAAAGAAGGAAAATATGCTCTGAAAGGATACAACTTGCTTTTGCTTGACGATGAT gACTTTCATATGCATGCTTTTGTATATACTGATAATTGGAGATCCGTTGGCAAAGATATTGTTGAAGGAGATGTTTACGTTATAAGCAATTTTTATACAAGAGAGGCAAAGGGAACAATGAAGCCTACCACCTCGAAATATCTTATAAACTTTTCTAATTCTAAATCAGTTCAGAAGTTAATAGGCGATGACTTTATGATACCGAGACGCAAATTTGAATTTGTTGATTTTGGTGAACTGTTTATTGTTGTTTCCGGATATGAAAATGCTGAAAGCCCAGAATTTGCTACAA CATTTTTTTACATTTATGCATATATCATTGGTGTAGTGGAGGATTTTGAGCCT gTACTCCACAAGGTTAGTGTCTGGGGACAACTTGATGTGGAGACTAATAAGAATTATGAGAAGGCTAAAAAGGATCACATTATCATTGCAATC GAAGAAGGTTACAAACCAGCTCCCAACACACAAGGTTCTTCGATTCCATGCTCACTAGTGCATGTTATTGAAACTATAATAGTGCAACAGCTCATCCAGAAGACTAATTCTGATGACTTCGAG AAAACCTTTATGTGCTCCATCAAAATATCCGCTGTAGAAGAGTCCGAAAACTGGTGGTATTTAAGCTGCATAAAATGTGAGGAAGATGCCTACAAGTATGAAGGAAGGTACAAATGTTCGAAATGTAGTTATATCATGCCGGTGCCTGTGAAGAG ATACAAGATTGTTGTTCTTTCTGGTAATTCCAACGAGGCTTTTAACTTTGTACTAATGGACAAGCCTGTGAAGCGTATGGTTGGCCAAACTGCAACCAAGATGATACTTGACAATCCTAAG ACTGGAGATGGCTATCCAAAGAAAATCAAAGACATTGCTGGAAAGGAAGTTATATTTGTCATTCAGATAACTGACGACAATGTGAAGTTGGAAAGCCAAATCTATAAGGTCATTGACTGTATTGATAAAGATTATTCAATCTCTTCTCCTTCTGATGCTACAATGGCTGGCTTTGCTATATCAAGTTCTTCTGAG AAAAAGTGA